Within Cellulophaga sp. L1A9, the genomic segment AAATCTATTAAATCAAATCCTTTACGTTGATATACATCAGCGGTAAAAAGTATTTTATTATCGTACATTCCAAAATCTAAACCCAGATTAGTTTCATATTGCTTTTCCCATGTTAATTCTGAATTTTGTAATTCCTCAATATTTAAATAACGTTCGCGAGAATCAAAATTTAATCTATTCGTAACATCATTTCTGAAAATAGCTAAAGAATTAGTTGCTGGCCCGGCTGTAGCTGTAAGTCCATAAGAGCCACGAAGACTCAATGAATTTAAAAAATCTACATTTTCTAAAAAGCTTTCATTTTTCACATTCCACTTCCCACTAACCGTTCCTGTGGGCAACCAACGCGAAGATTTACTTCTGCCTTGTCTATTAGATCCATCATAACGGCCTGTTAATGATACTATATATCTACTATCATAAGCATAGGTTAACTTTGAAAAAATACCTAAAGTTCGCTCCTTTTCACTTTCAATACCAAAATAGTCAGTTGCTTCTCCTAAGGTTTTTGAAAATATACCAGGATCTGTAAAAGGAGTTAAGCCCCTATCGTACTGAAGTCCGTACCCTATAAAATAATCTTCTTCTCTATCAATATACCGAAGTTCTTGCCCTAACAAACCACTAACTTCATGCTTTTGATTAAATGTATTTGTATAGCTTAAACTATTTCTAACATAATAATTTGTAAGCTCATTACTCGTATTTCTATAAATACCACCTTCTGGCAATACAGATATTGGAGGCGCAGTAGGATTGTCTGGATCTGTATATAAAAAAACATTAGTATTACGTACTATAGTGGTCTCTTGTGATCTATAAGCTGATGCCACATTAGAATTTTCCGTAATATTATGATCTCTATCTGATACTACATAACGCAAAGACCCCAAGAAATCATAATTCAAATTCTTAGTTATTTTATAATTTCCTTCCAATTGAAAACTAATATCCTTTACTTTTAATTCTATAGCATTATTTTCTAATTCATTAAAAATATTAATAGGAGCCCAATTAGCCCTATAATACTCAAGATTTCCATCCGTATCTCTAGGCCTAAGTGTTCTATTTGTTGAAAGTGCATAATTAAAAGGATTTATATCGAATACTCTTGACACACTTCCTCTAAAACTATCTTCTTCTCTATTAAATGTACCCGGTGCATTTTGATTTCTAATTGCCCCATTTGAACCCAAAGTAAGCTTAAATTTCTCTGACAAATAATACGTATTCTTAACCTTATACGTAAGCCTATTAACCTTATCTGCTATCGTCCAACCTGGGTCATTAAAGAAACTTAAAGACGTATAAAAACTATTATTCTCCCCACCTCCAGAAAAACTTAGGGTATGATTTTGCGTCATAGACGATCTAAACAATTGCTTAAACCAATCCGTATTGGCTTGTTCATATTGTTGCAAAAACTGATTTCTTCCTTCAATTGTGTTCTCTACACCAAACTGACCACTACTAGAATCGTATTCATTTAATTGCTGTGCAAGAATGGTGTAAATACCACCATTTCTATTTTGTGCCACCGTTGGAAAATCTAAGAAACCTTTTTCATCTAACTCTTGAAAAATACTAACCGTTTCTTTAGAATTTAAAATATCGTAATTACCATATCTTGGAATATCCCTAACAGTTTGCTCCAACGTATAATTAACTTTTAACTTAGCCCCTCTCTTTCCTCCTTTGGTTGTAATTACTATAACGCCATTTAAAGCGCGAGCACCATAAAGTGAAGTTGCAGAAGCATCTTTTAGAATATCAATTTTATCAATATCATTTGCATTTAGTCCTGATATGGAAGAGCTTATTAAAGTTGATGCATCACCAGATATTAAAGCATCGAAATCGGTATTTACAATATCTTCTTGTATCACGCCATCAATTACCCATAGAGGTCTTGTATCGCCAAAAACCGATGAAGCTCCACGGATAGTAACCTTAGGGCCCGAACCAAAGGTTCCTGTTACATTCTGTATATTCACTCCCGCAGCTCTACCTTCTAACATCTGACTGACATCAACTAAGCCGTCAATTTTTAGGTCTTGAGACACAATAGAACTGGAAGCCCCTGTAAATATCCTTTTTGAGGTTTTATCATAACCAGACACTACTACTTCCTGTAATGCTGCAACATCTTCCTCTAAAGATATAGATATTGGTTTTTCATCTTTAATAGTTACCTCTTTACTTTTAAAGCCTAAACCTTTAAATAATAAGATATCTCCTTTAGATGCTGTAATGGAAAAATTACCATCAAAATCTGTAATTGTCCCTTTCGTTGTGTTTTTTATTAAAATAGAAATTCCCAAAAGTGGAATCCCATCTTCATCTAAAACATTTCCTTCAAGATTAAAATTATCTTGCAAGATAATTGCACTGGGTATTTTAGGTTTTTCACGTTTTAGAATAATTTGTTTACCTAAAATCTGATACGATATATCTTTTCCTTTAAAGACAATGTCTAGTATATCTTCAACATACTTATCATTCACATCAATAGAAACAATAGCTTTCGAATTTATTTCAGAGGTTTTAAAAAAGAATTTAAATTCCGTTTTCTTTTTTATCTCTTTGAACAATTCTTGATACGTTACTTCGTTTAGATTTAAGGTGATTTTTGTATTCTGAGAATAAATACTAGCACTTATCCTACAAAGAGATAGAATAAGCATTATAGCCGTAAGTTTCATTTTCAAATCGAATTTAAATAGATTGCCCAGTTTATGGCAATTATTATATTGTTTTTTCATACTTTTAATATGATTTTAGAGATTTCGCGTTTTTAAAATTTTAAATGTGAATCGAGGGATGCTGAAACATCTCTCGATTTTTTTATTGACTTGTTTTATTTCATATTTTCAATTAACTATTTAAAGGGTTGATTATTATTTTCTGGTTTTTCATTTCAAAACTAAAGGGTACTGTATTCTTAAAAGTGTTTAGGACATCTTCAATAGATTCTAGATCAAATTGTCCTGTAAATTTTTCATTTATCAAAGCATCACAATGATTCTCTATGGAAACATCATAAAAGCGCTCTAATTTCTTTAAAATAGTTTCAAATTCTTCATTTTCAAAAACCAACACGCCATCCAACCAAGCGATACGACTTTGAACATCCACAAATGAAACTTCTCCCGGAGTATTGTTTGCATATTTAAATTGTTGGCCAGGCACTAAAATAAATTCATGTTCTGAATTTGAATTCACCCGTACAGAACCTTCAATGAGTGCTACATCATTTGCACTATCACTCTCATAAGAACTAATATTAAACTCGGTACCAAGAACCGTTGTTTGAAAATTTCTAGTACTGACAACAAATCTATTGTACTCATTCTTTTTAGCTACATCAAAATAAGCTTCTCCTTTTAATTCAACCGTGCGCTTGCTATCTTCCGTAAAAAAGGTAGGATATTTTAAAGATGATCCTGAATTCAAATGTACTCTAGTGCCATCCGAAAGAACGATCTCCATTCGCTTACCATAGGGCACATAAATTTCATTGAATTGATTGTTGGCCACCTCTCCGTGGTTTTCAGCATAATTATAAAGAATACTGTTCCCTTTTTGAACGGCAACAACCTCACCTTTTTTATTATATATTTTATTTGATTTGGATTCGTCCAGAGATTTTTTTTCCCCAGAACTAAGTTTTAAAACTATTTGACTAGAAACCTCTAATTGATTGCTATCATTAAAATTAAAGTACATTAAAATAGATAACCCTACTAAAAGACAAATACCCGCAGCTGCATATAAATAAGATAGATTTGACTCAAAAAAAGGCTTTTTAATTGTAGCATTATATTCAATTTTCTTCGCCAAGAATTTTTGAAAAGCCACATCTGAATCAAACTCTTGACTTTCTACTTCAAATAAATGATTAATTACAATGTATTTCTTTAACAGATTCACATTCTCAGAAACCTCTAATTTATCTTTGAATATAATAAGCTCACTAGGTGATAACGTATTGGTTAGAAATTTAGAAATTTCAATATTGTTTAACTGATTATTATTCATTTATAAGATGATTCTTTACACTAAGACTCAAAAATTATAGAATACCCTTAGTTTTATGTTAAGAAATTTCAAAAAAAGAGTTAAATTTAAAAAACCATTACACTATTAAAGAAAATAAACTGAAAAAAGAAGAACAATCATTAGGTATTAAAAACCTTAGAAAGGGTGATGACGAAGTATTTAGACTACTTTATAAACAACATTATAAAAAGTTATGTGCTTATACTTACGGACTTTCAAAAGATAAAATACTATCTGAAGATATTGTACAAAATGTTTTCTTTAACCTCTGGAAAAATAGAAAAAAAATTGAAATTACAAATTCATTAAATGCCTATTTATTTAAGGCATGCTATAATGAATTTATAGATACTTATAAAAAGAAACAAAAAAAGATTGATTATTTAGCTGAAATAAGAATTTCTGCGATGGATTTCTTTATTGAAGATACTATTGAAACTACGAATGAAGTTAAAATTACTTCCATCAAAAAAGCCATTGAAAAACTTCCTAATAAATGCAAAGAAGTATTTATTATGATAAAAATTGAAGGCCTAAAATATAAGGAAGTTGCCGACAATTTAAAAATATCGATAAAGACGGTTGAAGCACATATGTCTTTAGCACTAAGAAAAATTAAAGAGCAAATTTAATAGCTCTCTCATTGAAGTAAACTGTAAACTTAAAGCACACCAAAATCTACCATTTACCATTCATGTAAGTGGTTTTTTTTGCTTTAAAACTACAGACATCTGCATTTAAAAACAAGCAACATATACGTCTTATTGTAGACTTCCCCTTCTTAGGACACCTCTAATTTCGATAAATAATTATTATTTAGCCCAGATTTGATGAAGAATTTAAATTCTTCATCAAATCTGGGCATGAATTCTTTAGGTGATATATTACCTAAAGATTTATGCGGGTGATTAAAATTATAGTCTTCTCTCCAGTTGTCGCTTATTTTTTGAAGTTGATAAATGTCATTGAAATAATAGGCATCTAATATATCCTCCCTAAAGAAACGGTTAAATCGTTCTATATATCCATTTTGCATTGGCTTTCCCGGTTGGGTATATTTAATTTCTATAAAGTTCTTTTTACACCAGTTCATAAAAGTCTTAGAGATAAACTCCGGGCCATTATCACATCTTACATATTTGGGTATTCCTATTTCCTCTTTTAGGCATTCAAGAGTTTCTACAACAGCTCTTGCTGGATAAGAAAGTCCTGCGTCTATGCTAGAGCTTCCCGATTACAGTCGTCTATAACATTAAACACTCTGAGCTTTCTACCATCAGTAAGGGCATCGCTCATAAAATCCATACTCCAACACTCATTTAATGTTAAAGGTGTTTCTAAAGGTTGTTTTATACGTTTAACCAAACGTTTTTTATGTTTACGGCGCAGACTGAGTTTCATCTCACGGTACACACGTAACACTCGTTTTCTGTTCCATTTTAAGCCTTCACGACGGATCTTATAATAATATTCATCAAAACCTCTAGTTGGGTATGATTCCGCTAACGCTGTTAGCTTATCAATAACCTCACTATCATCTTTCTTACTTTGGTAATACCACATCGATCTACTCAGTCCTACAATATTACAGGCACGGATGATAGGAATTACAAACCTTTTGATGAGATACTTTACACGAACTCTCTTGTCGGAAGGCTTTAGAACTTTTTTGACAATACGTCTTTAAGCATCTTATTATCAAGACTCACATCAGCATACATCTGTTTAAGTTTATTGTTCTCTTCTTCAAGTTCTTTTAAACGTTTAAGCTGCTGTTGTTCCATACCGCCGTACTTCTTTCTCCAATAGTAGAAGGTGCTTTTGTCAATTCCTAATTCTCTAGATAAATCACCTACGGATCTTCCTTGTTCATTTTCCTTAAGAGCTTTAATAATCTGGCTCTCGCTAAATTTGCTGTTTTTCATTGTGACAGTTTGAATTTAAAGTTAGTAAATTCGAATTATAAACTGTCCTATTTTTAGGGAAGCCTACATTATCCCTTCTAGATACCAACTAAAAATTGACACAAAATAGGAAAAAGGAAGTCTTGAGCGGTGTTTAAGTATTAATAGAGTACATTAAAAACGAATTATGCGCTACAGGATTGTTCCAAGTCCTAAGAACATACTTGCACTTGAGTAATGATTTAATATTAGGTAGCGCTATACTCCCGTGTGCCTTGCAGAGGATACAATACTACACAAACCTTTATAAACAAAAAAAGTCCTCAATATTTCTATTGAGGACTTGATTAAAAAAAGGCGACGACCTACTCTCCCACTTGGTATAGCAGTACCATCGGCGCTGATAGGCTTAACTTCCCTGTTCGGAATGGTAAGGGGTGGACCCTATCGC encodes:
- a CDS encoding FecR family protein, translated to MNNNQLNNIEISKFLTNTLSPSELIIFKDKLEVSENVNLLKKYIVINHLFEVESQEFDSDVAFQKFLAKKIEYNATIKKPFFESNLSYLYAAAGICLLVGLSILMYFNFNDSNQLEVSSQIVLKLSSGEKKSLDESKSNKIYNKKGEVVAVQKGNSILYNYAENHGEVANNQFNEIYVPYGKRMEIVLSDGTRVHLNSGSSLKYPTFFTEDSKRTVELKGEAYFDVAKKNEYNRFVVSTRNFQTTVLGTEFNISSYESDSANDVALIEGSVRVNSNSEHEFILVPGQQFKYANNTPGEVSFVDVQSRIAWLDGVLVFENEEFETILKKLERFYDVSIENHCDALINEKFTGQFDLESIEDVLNTFKNTVPFSFEMKNQKIIINPLNS
- a CDS encoding IS3 family transposase, encoding MWYYQSKKDDSEVIDKLTALAESYPTRGFDEYYYKIRREGLKWNRKRVLRVYREMKLSLRRKHKKRLVKRIKQPLETPLTLNECWSMDFMSDALTDGRKLRVFNVIDDCNREALA
- a CDS encoding SusC/RagA family TonB-linked outer membrane protein, with the protein product MKKQYNNCHKLGNLFKFDLKMKLTAIMLILSLCRISASIYSQNTKITLNLNEVTYQELFKEIKKKTEFKFFFKTSEINSKAIVSIDVNDKYVEDILDIVFKGKDISYQILGKQIILKREKPKIPSAIILQDNFNLEGNVLDEDGIPLLGISILIKNTTKGTITDFDGNFSITASKGDILLFKGLGFKSKEVTIKDEKPISISLEEDVAALQEVVVSGYDKTSKRIFTGASSSIVSQDLKIDGLVDVSQMLEGRAAGVNIQNVTGTFGSGPKVTIRGASSVFGDTRPLWVIDGVIQEDIVNTDFDALISGDASTLISSSISGLNANDIDKIDILKDASATSLYGARALNGVIVITTKGGKRGAKLKVNYTLEQTVRDIPRYGNYDILNSKETVSIFQELDEKGFLDFPTVAQNRNGGIYTILAQQLNEYDSSSGQFGVENTIEGRNQFLQQYEQANTDWFKQLFRSSMTQNHTLSFSGGGENNSFYTSLSFFNDPGWTIADKVNRLTYKVKNTYYLSEKFKLTLGSNGAIRNQNAPGTFNREEDSFRGSVSRVFDINPFNYALSTNRTLRPRDTDGNLEYYRANWAPINIFNELENNAIELKVKDISFQLEGNYKITKNLNYDFLGSLRYVVSDRDHNITENSNVASAYRSQETTIVRNTNVFLYTDPDNPTAPPISVLPEGGIYRNTSNELTNYYVRNSLSYTNTFNQKHEVSGLLGQELRYIDREEDYFIGYGLQYDRGLTPFTDPGIFSKTLGEATDYFGIESEKERTLGIFSKLTYAYDSRYIVSLTGRYDGSNRQGRSKSSRWLPTGTVSGKWNVKNESFLENVDFLNSLSLRGSYGLTATAGPATNSLAIFRNDVTNRLNFDSRERYLNIEELQNSELTWEKQYETNLGLDFGMYDNKILFTADVYQRKGFDLIDFVRSSGIGGEFIKQGNNSDMETKGIEVSLTVKPISTPNFSWSSTLNFSTLEQKITALENKPNVLDLVDQTGGNVVGYPRQSLFSFEFTGLDDRGLPTYNLPEDPGNEENSVTGADFQDVDDITSYLKYEGSIEPTKTAGFSNTFRYKNFSLSFLVSASGGNKIRLDPKFAQSYSDLDVFTSEFKNRWISPGDENFTNVPVIASGRLLNEIPNLFRAYNAYNFSDVRVVDGDFIRMKNISLSYNFPDQLKQNLGLNTFSLKLSTTNPFMIYSDSRLNGQDPEFFRSGGVSQPITRQFTLSLNLGF
- a CDS encoding transposase; this translates as MNWCKKNFIEIKYTQPGKPMQNGYIERFNRFFREDILDAYYFNDIYQLQKISDNWREDYNFNHPHKSLGNISPKEFMPRFDEEFKFFIKSGLNNNYLSKLEVS
- a CDS encoding transposase, which translates into the protein MKNSKFSESQIIKALKENEQGRSVGDLSRELGIDKSTFYYWRKKYGGMEQQQLKRLKELEEENNKLKQMYADVSLDNKMLKDVLSKKF
- a CDS encoding RNA polymerase sigma-70 factor encodes the protein MKNLRKGDDEVFRLLYKQHYKKLCAYTYGLSKDKILSEDIVQNVFFNLWKNRKKIEITNSLNAYLFKACYNEFIDTYKKKQKKIDYLAEIRISAMDFFIEDTIETTNEVKITSIKKAIEKLPNKCKEVFIMIKIEGLKYKEVADNLKISIKTVEAHMSLALRKIKEQI